From the genome of Halomonas sp. 1513, one region includes:
- a CDS encoding 2-hydroxy-3-oxopropionate reductase: protein MSDTRLGFIGIGLMGDPMTRRLLAAGVDVTVWNRTPAKARPLVKTGARAASSIGELVAEVDTVMLCLANTAVVEDLVFGAEGVAAHGRPGQLLIDLSSSDPQATRDFAKRLEQQCGMHWVDAPVSGGVAGAEAGSLAIMCGGSEADVASARPLLAPLAARITHMGAVGSGQVTKVCNQMIVGCQAAVIAEMVALAEASGVDAGRLPEALAGGFADSKPFQILTPRMAASDFANPAWHLRTLLKDLDMAAAQSQRAGSATPMSGLAAQLLRAHANRGHAEHDPATLVEAYRQAEQH from the coding sequence ATGTCTGATACTCGTCTCGGCTTTATCGGCATCGGCCTGATGGGCGATCCCATGACGCGGCGCCTGCTGGCCGCAGGCGTAGATGTCACGGTCTGGAACCGCACCCCGGCCAAGGCCCGCCCGCTGGTCAAGACTGGGGCTCGCGCAGCGAGCTCGATCGGCGAGCTGGTCGCCGAGGTCGACACGGTAATGCTGTGCCTGGCCAATACCGCGGTGGTCGAGGACCTGGTCTTCGGCGCCGAGGGCGTGGCGGCACACGGCCGCCCCGGGCAATTGCTGATCGACCTCTCCAGCAGTGATCCCCAGGCGACCCGTGATTTCGCCAAGCGGCTCGAGCAGCAGTGCGGCATGCACTGGGTGGATGCACCGGTCTCGGGCGGAGTGGCCGGCGCCGAGGCCGGCAGCCTGGCCATCATGTGCGGCGGCAGCGAGGCGGATGTCGCCTCGGCACGCCCGCTGCTGGCGCCGCTGGCGGCACGCATCACGCACATGGGCGCGGTGGGCAGCGGCCAGGTGACCAAGGTCTGCAATCAGATGATCGTCGGCTGCCAGGCCGCGGTGATCGCCGAGATGGTGGCCCTGGCCGAGGCCAGCGGCGTCGATGCCGGCCGGCTGCCCGAGGCGCTGGCCGGCGGCTTCGCCGACTCCAAGCCGTTCCAGATCCTCACCCCGCGCATGGCGGCGAGCGACTTTGCCAATCCCGCCTGGCACCTGCGCACCCTGCTCAAGGATCTCGACATGGCCGCGGCCCAGAGCCAGCGCGCCGGCAGCGCCACGCCAATGAGCGGCCTCGCCGCGCAGCTGCTGCGCGCCCACGCCAACCGCGGCCACGCCGAGCACGACCCGGCGACACTGGTCGAGGCCTATCGGCAAGCCGAGCAACATTGA
- a CDS encoding ABC transporter, whose amino-acid sequence MTSRPDPRILLRLIGLLRPYRGRLVLAALTLLLASGSVLLLGQGLRLVIDQGFMASDSASLNRALVMMLAVVAVLAAASALRYYLVTWIGERLAADLRQQVFDHLLTLEPGFFESAERSDHSAGEISSRLTADTSVLQSLFGSSVSMALRNAVMLVGAVALMLITQPWLSALALLGIPATLLPILWFGRRVRRLSRTSQDRVAELGRYAGEALGGIRTLQAFNHQAMDRQAYARRVEDAFGTALVRTRQRAWLTAMAMLAVFAAVGLMLWQGGQAVLAGTMSPGELSAFVFYAVLAAGAVATLAEVAGDVQRAAGAAERLLELLDTQPSIHSPAIPMLLPSPLRGEIGLHEVSFRYPGRATPALDSVSLNIAAGERVALVGPSGAGKSTLLAMLLRFHDPDHGHLTLDGVDLAQLDLHALRSQLGLVSQEPVLFSGSVADNLRYGQADAPVSALHQAARDANALAFIEALPQGFDTLLGPGGVQLSGGQRQRLAIARALLKNPRVLLLDEATSALDAESERLVQQALDTLMVGRTSLVIAHRLATVVSADRLLVMDNGRLLASGRHHELLASSPLYRQLAELQFGQSTPPPGQPSKTQQQR is encoded by the coding sequence ATGACCTCACGCCCTGATCCCCGCATCCTGCTGCGGCTGATTGGCCTGTTGCGCCCTTATCGAGGGCGCCTGGTGCTGGCGGCGCTGACCCTGCTGCTGGCATCGGGCAGTGTGCTGCTGCTGGGCCAGGGACTGCGCCTGGTGATCGACCAGGGCTTCATGGCGTCCGACAGCGCCAGCCTCAACCGCGCCCTGGTGATGATGCTGGCGGTGGTCGCCGTGCTGGCCGCAGCCTCGGCGCTGCGCTATTACCTGGTGACCTGGATCGGTGAACGGCTTGCCGCCGACCTGCGCCAGCAGGTCTTTGACCACCTGCTGACGCTCGAGCCCGGCTTCTTCGAGAGCGCCGAACGTAGCGATCACAGCGCCGGTGAGATCAGCTCGCGCTTGACCGCCGATACCAGCGTACTGCAAAGCCTGTTTGGTTCATCGGTGTCGATGGCGCTGCGCAACGCAGTGATGCTGGTCGGCGCCGTGGCACTGATGCTGATCACACAGCCTTGGCTGTCAGCGCTGGCGCTGCTAGGCATCCCTGCCACCCTGCTGCCGATCCTGTGGTTCGGTCGGCGGGTGCGTCGCCTGTCGCGCACGAGCCAGGACCGCGTCGCCGAACTGGGCCGCTACGCCGGCGAGGCGCTGGGCGGCATTCGCACCCTACAGGCCTTCAACCATCAGGCCATGGATCGACAGGCCTATGCCCGGCGCGTCGAGGATGCCTTCGGCACCGCACTGGTGCGTACCCGACAGCGGGCCTGGCTCACCGCCATGGCGATGCTGGCCGTGTTTGCCGCGGTGGGGCTGATGCTGTGGCAGGGTGGCCAGGCCGTCCTGGCGGGCACCATGAGTCCCGGTGAGCTATCGGCGTTCGTGTTCTATGCCGTACTGGCCGCCGGCGCCGTGGCCACCCTCGCCGAAGTCGCCGGCGACGTCCAGCGCGCGGCCGGCGCCGCCGAGCGGCTGCTAGAACTGCTGGATACGCAGCCCTCCATTCACTCGCCGGCCATCCCCATGCTGCTGCCCTCTCCCCTGCGCGGCGAGATCGGCCTTCACGAGGTGAGCTTTCGCTACCCGGGACGCGCGACGCCTGCCCTGGATAGCGTGAGCCTGAACATTGCCGCCGGGGAGCGGGTCGCGCTGGTCGGCCCCTCGGGGGCAGGCAAGAGCACCCTGCTGGCGATGCTGCTGCGCTTCCACGACCCCGATCATGGCCACCTGACGCTGGACGGTGTCGATCTCGCGCAGTTGGATCTTCATGCCCTGCGCAGCCAGCTGGGCCTGGTCTCGCAGGAGCCGGTGCTGTTCAGCGGCAGCGTGGCCGATAACCTGCGCTACGGCCAAGCGGATGCCCCTGTCTCGGCGCTGCACCAAGCCGCGCGGGACGCCAACGCGCTGGCCTTCATCGAAGCCCTGCCCCAGGGATTCGATACGCTGCTGGGACCGGGTGGCGTTCAGCTTTCCGGCGGCCAACGCCAGCGCCTGGCGATCGCCCGGGCGCTGCTCAAGAATCCGCGCGTGCTGCTGCTGGACGAAGCTACCAGCGCGCTGGATGCGGAGAGTGAACGGCTGGTCCAACAGGCACTCGATACGCTGATGGTGGGCCGCACCAGCCTGGTGATCGCCCATCGTCTGGCCACGGTGGTCTCCGCCGACCGCCTGCTGGTGATGGACAACGGTCGGCTGCTGGCCTCAGGACGTCATCACGAACTGCTCGCCAGCAGCCCGCTCTACCGCCAACTCGCCGAGCTGCAGTTCGGTCAGTCGACGCCGCCTCCGGGCCAGCCAAGCAAGACCCAACAGCAGCGTTGA